The nucleotide window ATGGTAATCTGCCGAGACATGATTATCACTTACCTGATTGGTTAATCCTGGGACCTCTTAACTTTAATACATTGATAGAATTTGCTGCCTcaaacatgcccctgtgttgttcGACCATGATTAGTAAAGTTTCCCAAATGAGCTGCTCCCTCCTGTCCAGTTATTATTAGTTATTCTATAGGTGattgtgacaatacagaggcggatgcaagatgcaagcaacgatggtttaatgaatacagtttacaacagcaacaggacagacagactgtactcagacggaatccaacccagggactagggcgcatcttccaatgattgcgtgctgagaaatccaggggagtgtgtccggatgggtaggaaggagcacagcagataatccacacaagggcggcgagagaagagcacagacacacaacacaacctcagggaagtaacaacgatcagacaacaagaaacactggttacagaacatataaagggaagataaggggttccagctggcgcagacaatcaggccgagattgggaaccacgcccacacaaacacgggagagagagagagagagagagagagagagagagagagagagagaggcagacagagagaaagacagagagaaagagaaagagagagagataataatttgtttttaactgacttgcctagttaaacataGGTGACATTTTTGGGGGGTGAAATCAAGCCCAGTTTTATCATATACTTTTATTCAAGAGGATGGTTCAACCCGAAATGAAAGTCATTTTAATTGAGCATTTTACAAAATgattaacatttttttttgtacattATTAATAGCGAGATGTGTATGAAGGGCCCAATTCAGACTTGAGATAAGTAGACTCAACCATTTTGGATTTATGTCCATGTGAAGTCAACATTTCTAAAGTCTGAATAGGTTTTGAAGTGAATAACAGTGTGGCTGTATAGTATTGTACATTAATCGTTAACAGTACTGAAGCTACAGTAATTATTCCCCAATTTGTTGTGCCATCCCCCATGACAACCTAAAACATTATGGGCAACATTTTCCTCTCGCTAAACCTCACCCAAAGAGCTAAAGAAATACTGCTTAATGACAAGTTTGGTATTGTCTTGTTCCCTTTCAGATATAAAAacgcacaacgcatcaccgggggcaaactacatgccctcgaggacacctacagcacccgatgtcacaggaaggctgtCTCGTCTGTAACCCATTGAAGTTACAAcagagacccaatcactggccactttaataaatggatcactaatCACTTTACGCAATGCCACTCtaaataatgtcactttaattAATAATGATTGCATATCttacatatatatactgtattttataccatctattgcacctttgccatcactcatccatatacttagctgtacatattctcattcacccctttagatttgtgtgtattaggtagttgttagatattactgcactgtcggaactagaagcacaagcatttcgctacactcacattaacacctgcattaacacctgctaaccatgtgtatgtgaccaataacatgtgatttgatttgagaacaaCCACGATGATTCCTACAGATGCATTCCTTACATACGCTTGTTCCCATAAAGCATAAAGAATGATATGAATGTTATCGTATAGTGTAgattgaaataaaatataaaaacacaTCTTACCGGCTACAATGATCAATTGAGTTTAATGTAACTGATAAAGCATTACAAAATAGTGTACCTGTGACAGACAGCCTGACTCCAGGACTGCCAGAATATCTGTCACTTGTCACACTTTGAAAGACATGACCTTGTATGATCTGAGTCTTGAATGTGAACCAGTCCTcagctgagtctctctctctttcaggtcTGTGATTCTCAGGGTGGAGTTCCCCATAGTACTCCACACGATCATCATTCTGAGGTTTCACACCAGACCATCTATAGAACCATGATGTCTCTGTGACTGTATGACCTCTGGGATATGTGTAAGAGCAGGACAGATTatgtcacttataattcactgtatcacaattccagtgggtcagaagtttacatacactaaattgactgtgcctttaaacagcttggaaaattccataaaattatgtcatagctttagaagcttctgataggctaattgacatcatttgagtcaattggagttgtacctgtggatgtatttcaaggcctaccttcaaactcagtgcctctttgtttgatatcatgggaaaatccaaagaaatcagccaagacctcagaaaaaaacattgtagacctccacaagtctggttcatccttgggagtaatttccaaatgcctgaaggtaccacattcatctgtacaaacaagagtacgcaagtataaacaccatgggaccacgcagccgtcatactgctcaggaaggagacgtgttctgtctcctagagatgaacgttctttggtgcgaaagtgcaaatcaatccaagaacaacagcaaaggaccttgtgaagatgctggaggaaacagggtcaaaagtatctatatccacagtaatacaagtcctatattgacacaacctgaaaggccgctcagcaaggaagaagccactgctccaaaaccgccataaaaaaaaccagatcgtactttttggagaaatgtcctctggtctgatgaaacaaaaatataactttttggccataatgaccatcattatgttcggaagaaaaaagggggagacttgcaagccgaaagaacaccatcccaaccgtgaagcacgggggtgccagcatcatgttgtggggctgctttgctgcaggagggactggtgcacttcacaaaatagatggcatcatgaggtaagaaaattgtgtgtatatattgaagcaacatctcaagacatcagtcaggaagttaaagcgtggccgcaaatgggtcttccaaatgaacaatgactgcaagcatacttccaaagttgtggcaaaatggcttaaggacaaaaaagtcaaggcattggagtggccatcacaaagccctgacctcaatcccatagaaaaattgtgggcagaactgaaaaagcgtgtgcgagcaaggaggcctaaaaacctgactcagttacaccagctctgtcaggagcaatgggccaaaattcaccctacttattgtgggaagcttgtggtaggccacccaaatcatttgaccaaagttaaagaatttaaaggcaatgccaccaAATATTAActgagtgtacgtaaacttctgaccaactgggaatatgacgaaagaaataaaagctgaaataaatcactctgtctagtataattctgacatttcacattcttaaaataaagtggtgatcctaactgacctaagacagggaaatttaacttggattaaatgtcaggaattgtgaaaaactgagtttaaatgtattttgctaaggtgtatgtaaacttccgacttcaactgtatatataaatcCCAGCCCCGTcaccgcaggaggccttttggtaggctgtccttgacttgcctagttaaataaaggtaaataaaataaaacatcagTCATTGGCAGTTTGTTCACAGTTGCTGAGAGATGTGTGTAAACCACAGGCCTGTGTATCTATTCCTGCTGCTCTCAAACCAGTTGTTGCGTCTCCCTCCCTTCAGCCATAGAAACATAAAGATAAACCACAAACACACTTTATAAGTGGTGAATAACTACACCTGACAGTCTAATTAAGCAGGAAAAATAACTTCTCATAACAGATGTGTAGCACTGTAACGTGTTTCTCTGTCGATTGTTTTGAACCTGTTTTATTCTCATGACTATAACGCTGATGGTAATTCACATGACCTGCATACTCTGGGTCCTGGATTAGATCTGTAGTAACTCCAGTCTCCCATTTGTTGAACCAGGATACTTCTGTGACGTTATGCCAGCTGGGATGTCTATACGTGCAGGTAATGTCCACTGTTGACCCCTTCAAGGCACATTTTCAAGTGTTTTAGATGTATAGGACTGGTTAATTTAAAATGAATAAAATATATAgacacacagtgcattcagaaagtattcagaacccttgactttttcattttgttgcgttacagtcttattctaaaacaAATTCCAAAATTATAATTCTAAAACAGTAAAACAAGATAACATACCATCAGCCATTTTCTACCTATTCTATTATACTGTATAGTTCCTACTAGTGTTACTATCCAAGAGTGCACAGATTTGTCTGTTTTCCCCACATGTTCTACTATTGGTCCACAGGCCTTAATGATTGATACTTAAGATGATTATTATAGGTGAGTTCAGACTCCTCATGAGAAAATCCTCATGGTCTTTTACAGCACAGGAGTAACTGTCTGTAGAGTAACACCCGACCACTAGAGTATTACAGGAGTATTGTTGGGAAGTAGGGTCATGGAGATGTTGTCCGTTGTTGTACCAGATGTAGGTGAGGTTGGGGTTGTCAGTCAGAAGACAGGTGGTGCTACAGGTCAGTGTTCTCTTCTTTTCCTCTGTGGAGGAAGACACCTTCACCTGCAGCTCTGAATGATTCTAATGAATTATTAGAATtagatattatatattacctgtgtCAGTCAGAGTTGTTCCAGGGAAGCTGTACCCCCATTCTGTGTTTTAAATCTGAACATGTACTCAGCTGAATCACTTTCAGGTCTGTGATTCTCAGGGTGCAATCTTTCTCCTTAGTCCCAAGGTACTCAGCACAACCTGCATACTCTGGACCGAGCTCAGGAATTTAGACACCTCATTATATTTCTCTTGGATATACCAGTTTGGTTCTGAGACTACATGATAACTTGGATGTTGATATGTGCAGGGCAGTTCCACTGTTGACTCCTTCAAGGCACAGATACTCTGATGGATATAAGTCACGTTGAAACAGTTCTGACCCAGAACACCTAAAACAGTAGGAGGCCCATTCATTTAGATTATTCAATTATTATTATCAACAAAAATTAaacaacaatttctaagattttactgagttagttcATACAAAAATATCTGTAAATTGTTatgaattaattaggccctaatccatgactgggaatacagatataacTCAGTTGGTCACAGACACTTTTTAAAAAGgtagtcagtatctggtgagaccaccatttgcctcatgcagtacGACATCTCCTTCATGTAAGACAATGGATTTAATGTATTTTTGTATTGAATACGTGTCGTGGAAATTAACACCAGGGACTCAAAGTAAAACTTAAATGAATAATGTTTTATTATCAGGaagctggagaggttccaacaaacTTAAAACACCAGAGGACGGTCTGGAGCTCTTTCGGGGCAGTCCCGTAAGTTCTCTTATATACTGTTTACACAGACAaattatatttgcatgatttacaTTAATCATAATTAATTCATCATTGACGTTTGGTTCCTGCATGTGACTGGCACTGTCTCCTATCTTAACTTATTGAACATATTCTGCCAAAAGGTCTGAGGGGTCATGGCCGTCTCCCCCTCACATCTCTACCCAGCACCAACAGGAATCAATAATTGTATGAGACAAGATGTTGTCTGAAGAAAGAGCCTTGAATTGTACATTTCCCTCACACATTAATATGAACCTACAATTGTTGAAACATTATTCTACATTATTTAATGGACAATAGGAGTTAATGAAATAAGATACAGAACTCCTACTCCAGGACGCTTGATACATATGGATCCAGAACTGCCTATCATGCTACACAGGTTACCTTGGTAATCAGACTTAGTAAACTGTTAGCGAATGGGAGATGGATGACTCTTTACAATGTTTTCTATTGAAACTTCCTTTAGAGATCTGAAACTGGTGCCGGAGAGGAGGGAGATAAAAAACAACATATTTGTGCATCCTGGTGTTTTTTCAGTGACCCTGAATGAGCAAAGATCTTTCCACATAGACAGGaataaggtttctctccagtgtgtattcGCTGGTGTGTAGTCAGGGTGAAATCTAgagcaaaactcttcccacactgatcacagcaataaggcttctctcctgtgtgtatgcgTTGGTGTTTAGTCAGGTGTCCTGATTCATTGAacctcttcccacactgatcacagctataaggcttctctcctgtgtgtatgcgTTGGTGTGTAGTCAGCTTTACTGACTGATTGAAGCTCTTCCCACaatgatcacagctataaggcttctctcctgtgtgtatgcgTTGGTGTTTAGTCAGGTTTCCTGATTCattgaagctcttcccacactgatcacagctataaggcttctctcctgtgtgtatgcgTTGGTGTTTAGTCAGGGATCCTGTTTGATTGAAGCTtttcccacactgatcacagctataaggcttctctcctgtgtgtatgcgTTGGTGTTTAGTCAGGTTTCCTGATTCATTGAAGCTCTTCTCACACTGATCACAgcaataaggcttctctcctgtgtgtatgctTTGGTGTATAGTCAGGTGATCTGACGTCCTGAAACTCTTctcacactgatcacagctatgaggcttctctcctgtgtgtatgcgTTGGTGTTTAGTCAGGTTTCCTGATTGattgaagctcttcccacactgatcacagcaataaggcttctctcctgtgtgtatgcgTTGGTGTTTAGTCAGGTCTCCTGATCGActgaagctcttcccacactgatcacagctataaggcttctctcctgtgtgtatgcgTTGGTGTTTAGTCAGGTCTCCTGATCGActgaagctcttcccacactgatcacagctataaggcttctctcctgtgtgtatgcgTTGGTGTGTAGTCAGGTCTCCTGATCGActgaagctcttcccacactgatcacagctataaggcttctctcctgtgtgtatgtgttggtgtaTAGTCAGGTTTCCTGATTGattgaagctcttcccacactgatcacagctataaggcggTCCTGTGTGTTTTGTGTAGTCTGGAATCCTGATTGTTTGAAGCATTTCTCACAACCAAAGTAGGGGTAAGGCCTCTCCCCTGTATGAATTCTCTGATGAGATTTTAAAGTTTTAGATGCAGTGAAACTCTTCCCGTACTTAGAGCAGTGGAACAGTTTCTCTCTGGTGTGAATTTGCTCATGAATAGTCAAGTCTTGTTtagcaaaactcttcccacagacAGAGCAGCGGTGAGGTTTCTTCCCTATTCCTCTATGCCGGTGTTTcgatctggagagactcttctctttCTTGTCAGCATCAtgatgttgttgaggctccccagatgATAAGCCCCTCCCACTTAGAGAGCAACGATTAGGGATGTCCCCTGTGAAACAAAGACATTGAATAGTTAGGTTTTGCAAATATGGGTCCATAAACAGATGGGTCCTTCCATGAAATTAAGGCCTTTTGGGTCCCTTTCATATTTTTCCAGTAGAAATTGTACATCAGTATTACATCAGTATTATTTTAGACCTGTTATTAAATCATATAaataaagacttgct belongs to Oncorhynchus keta strain PuntledgeMale-10-30-2019 unplaced genomic scaffold, Oket_V2 Un_contig_22992_pilon_pilon, whole genome shotgun sequence and includes:
- the LOC127921659 gene encoding zinc finger protein 271-like, whose translation is MLQTIRIPDYTKHTGPPYSCDQCGKSFNQSGNLTIHQHIHTGEKPYSCDQCGKSFSRSGDLTTHQRIHTGEKPYSCDQCGKSFSRSGDLTKHQRIHTGEKPYSCDQCGKSFSRSGDLTKHQRIHTGEKPYCCDQCGKSFNQSGNLTKHQRIHTGEKPHSCDQCEKSFRTSDHLTIHQSIHTGEKPYCCDQCEKSFNESGNLTKHQRIHTGEKPYSCDQCGKSFNQTGSLTKHQRIHTGEKPYSCDQCGKSFNESGNLTKHQRIHTGEKPYSCDHCGKSFNQSVKLTTHQRIHTGEKPYSCDQCGKRFNESGHLTKHQRIHTGEKPYCCDQCGKSFALDFTLTTHQRIHTGEKPYSCLCGKIFAHSGSLKKHQDAQICCFLSPSSPAPVSDL